From Coffea arabica cultivar ET-39 chromosome 2e, Coffea Arabica ET-39 HiFi, whole genome shotgun sequence, the proteins below share one genomic window:
- the LOC113732657 gene encoding peptide-N(4)-(N-acetyl-beta-glucosaminyl)asparagine amidase, translating into MVVRKFVVKHDDSTFDVDYDTDNGFEVFKFQLFSLTSVPPDEQKILGGEDDRVVSDDSDLSLVPSDKLRLVSVDDHEEKGKSDTEFAISDEEFARMLQAEEDALMMQQLVVSENKDQFEQQIRPYVDQVRMYEDPHRQEAAQKTVPVDKLEEKALVALAREGNFEPTKGEQDHAFLLQLLFWFKQSFRWVNAPHCDKCGNETVGQGGGVADPSETRYGASRVELYRCNLCKGITRFPRYNDPLKLLETRKGRCGEWANCFTLYCRAFNYESRLILDFTDHVWTECFSPSLGRWMHLDPCEGIYDNPLLYEKGWKKNLNYVIAIARDGVYDVTKRYTRKWHEVLARRNLATESAVATILSNINKECRQNFSSQFRVALEERDRIEAEALERDLYSKENASVSLPGRQSGDKEWRISRSEFGSESLTSSSCPVRKCVDDHVTKIYNAFSPIISQLIGQSSSKSQATEVLRLLKKILVDLKNMPFKTRRTYIDHVPSHALFIRMIPSFTQLLDALSLKVESNVNRRIGISLASDPVKTSIALPVVFHALDDLIYNVHHCKQFDKNSLSWPLLKLNRICCGLVQASGEELPFGISTSAFDGSRMSKWEEPNGATGCWIIYKVSDNQVYELVSYELMSANDAPERDPLDWVLEGSQDGGLNWHILDKETSQMFEERFQRKVFKVKSPGILANAFRLRFLAVRDPKATSRFQIGSIDFYSKAESACQK; encoded by the exons ATGGTGGTCCGAAAATTCGTAGTTAAGCACGATGATTCCACCTTCGACGTCGATTACGACACCGACAATGGCTTTGAA GTCTTCAAATTCCAGCTCTTCTCCCTCACCTCAGTTCCTCCTGACGAGCAGAag ATACTGGGAGGGGAAGATGATCGGGTTGTGTCTGATGACTCTGATCTCTCATTGGTTCCCTCGGATAAGCTTCGCTTGGTATCTGTTGATGATCATGAAGAAAAGGGGAAGTCTGATACTGAATTTGCAATCTCCGATGAAGAATTTGCGCGGATGTTGCAG GCAGAAGAAGATGCATTAATGATGCAGCAGTTGGTTGTTAGTGAGAATAAGGACCAATTTGAGCAGCAGATACGGCCGTATGTTGATCAAGTTCGAATG tatgaAGATCCACATCGTCAAGAAGCAGCTCAGAAGACTGTTCCTGTTGACAAGCTGGAGGAGAAAGCATTGGTTGCTTTAGCCAGG GAGGGAAATTTTGAACCTACAAAAGGTGAGCAAGATCATGCTTTCCTCCTGCAGCTGCTGTTCTGGTTTAAGCAATCATTCAG GTGGGTAAATGCACCTCATTGTGATAAATGTGGTAATGAAACTGTCGGACAGGGCGGGGGTGTTGCAGATCCATCTGAAACTCGTTATGGAGCTTCTCGGGTTGAGCTTTATCG ATGCAATTTGTGCAAAGGTATCACTCGCTTCCCGAGATATAATGATCCTCTAAAG CTTCTTGAAACAAGAAAGGGGAGGTGTGGGGAGTGGGCTAATTGCTTCACTCTATATTGTCGAGCCTTTAACTATGAATCTCGATTA ATTTTGGACTTCACTGATCATGTTTGGACAGAATGCTTCTCACCTTCTCTAGGAAG ATGGATGCATCTTGATCCTTGTGAAGGAATTTATGACAATCCTCTATTGTATGAGAAAGG ctggaaaaagaATTTGAACTATGTGATTGCTATAGCCAGAGATGGAGTTTATGATGTCACTAAACGTTACACAAGAAAGTGGCATGAG GTCCTGGCTCGAAGAAACTTGGCTACAGAGTCCGCCGTTGCAACTATTCTCTCAAATATAAACAAAGAATGTCGACAAAATTTTTCATCCCAATTTCGTGTAGCACTTGAGGAACGTGACAGAATTGAAGCAGAAGCACTTGAGAGAGATCTATATTCTAAAGAAAATGCTTCAGTCTCATTACCAGGAAGACAGAGTGGTGACAAGGAGTGGCGCATATCAAGATCTGAATTTGGCTCTGAGTCCTTGACTTCTTCTTCTTGTCCAGTTCGTAAATGTGTAGATGACCATGTGACAAAGATCTATAATGCATTTTCTCCTATTATTTCACAGTTAATAGGGCAATCTTCTTCTAAATCTCAAGCGACTGAAGTCCTAAggttgttgaaaaagattttagtGGATCTCAAGAATATGCCGTTCAAAACCAGGAGAACGTACATTGATCATGTTCCAAGTCATGCGCTGTTTATTAGGATGATCCCGTCTTTTACCCAATTGCTTGATGCTCTTTCCCTGAAGGTCGAGTCAAATGTGAATAGGAGGATTGGCATTTCGTTGGCATCTGATCCTGTAAAAACATCCATAGCACTGCCTGTTGTGTTCCATGCCTTGGATGATCTAATATATAATGTTCACCACTGCAagcaatttgataaaaattccCTTTCATGGCCACTTCTGAAGTTAAACAGAATATGTTGCGGTCTCGTCCAGGCTAGTGGAGAGGAGCTTCCTTTTGGTATT TCTACATCAGCATTTGATGGATCTCGGATGTCTAAGTGGGAAGAACCAAATGGTGCAACAG GTTGTTGGATAATTTATAAAGTATCAGACAATCAAGTGTATGAGCTAGTGTCTTATGAGCTAATGTCTGCCAATGATGCACCTGAGCGGGATCCATTGGATTG GGTGCTCGAAGGAAGTCAAGATGGAGGCTTGAACTGGCATATTTTGGATAAGGAAACTTCTCAAATGTTTGAAGAACGGTTTCAGCGAAAAGTATTTAAGGTCAAATCACCCGGAATTTTAGCAAATGCCTTTAG GTTAAGGTTCTTAGCAGTACGAGATCCAAAAGCAACTTCAAGGTTCCAAATAGGTAGTATTGACTTCTATTCAAAAGCAGAGTCTGCCTGTCAAAAATAA